One window from the genome of [Clostridium] celerecrescens 18A encodes:
- a CDS encoding NAD(P)/FAD-dependent oxidoreductase: MAEHDIVIIGGGPAGLAAAVAAKKAGITDILILEREACLGGILNQCIHNGFGLHTFKEELTGPEYAARYIEMAESEHIPYKLNTMVLDINKDKEVTVINREDGLSIIRAKAIILAMGCRERPRGALNIPGYRPAGIYSAGTAQRLMNIEGFSVGKEVVILGSGDIGLIMARRMTLEGAKVKVVAELMPYSGGLKRNIVQCLDDYGIPLKLSHTVINIEGKERLTGITLAQVDENRKPIPGTEEYYSCDTLLLSVGLIPENELSKGAGVKMNQVTFGPEVGDQLETSSPGIFACGNVLHVHDLVDYVSEEAALAGASAAAYVKADGDKEAAHVVELKAENGVRYTVPQKIDVENMKDKVTVRFRVADVYKDRFISVYYDDVRVSHKKKKVLAPGEMEQIVLKKDSFKEYPELKRIVVCTEVE, translated from the coding sequence ATGGCAGAGCATGATATAGTGATAATCGGAGGCGGTCCGGCTGGTCTTGCTGCGGCAGTAGCGGCAAAAAAGGCGGGCATTACAGATATATTGATCCTGGAAAGAGAAGCTTGTCTTGGCGGTATCTTAAACCAGTGTATCCATAACGGTTTTGGCCTGCATACCTTTAAAGAAGAATTAACAGGCCCGGAATATGCGGCCCGTTACATAGAGATGGCGGAGTCGGAACATATACCGTATAAATTAAATACCATGGTTCTTGATATTAACAAAGATAAAGAAGTGACTGTCATCAACAGGGAAGATGGCCTGTCAATTATAAGAGCAAAAGCCATTATCCTGGCCATGGGCTGCAGGGAGCGCCCCAGAGGTGCCCTTAATATACCGGGCTACCGTCCGGCAGGTATCTATTCCGCAGGCACTGCCCAGAGATTAATGAACATCGAAGGCTTCAGCGTGGGGAAAGAAGTGGTGATCTTAGGCTCCGGTGACATCGGGCTCATCATGGCAAGGCGTATGACCCTGGAAGGAGCTAAGGTGAAGGTGGTGGCAGAGCTTATGCCCTATTCCGGCGGCTTAAAGAGAAATATCGTCCAGTGCCTGGATGACTATGGAATTCCCTTAAAGCTCAGCCATACGGTAATAAACATTGAGGGAAAGGAACGGTTAACAGGAATTACTCTTGCCCAGGTCGATGAAAACAGAAAACCGATTCCAGGTACAGAGGAATATTACAGCTGTGATACCCTTCTTCTTTCTGTAGGCCTGATTCCGGAGAATGAACTTTCCAAAGGGGCAGGCGTGAAGATGAACCAGGTGACGTTTGGACCCGAAGTAGGCGACCAGCTGGAAACCAGCAGCCCGGGTATCTTTGCCTGTGGTAATGTACTTCATGTTCATGACCTGGTTGATTATGTATCTGAGGAAGCCGCCTTGGCAGGAGCAAGCGCTGCCGCCTACGTAAAAGCAGACGGAGATAAGGAGGCGGCTCACGTAGTAGAGCTGAAAGCTGAGAACGGAGTCCGCTATACGGTGCCTCAGAAAATTGACGTAGAGAACATGAAAGATAAGGTTACCGTCCGTTTCCGCGTGGCAGATGTATACAAGGACCGCTTCATCAGTGTTTATTACGATGATGTAAGGGTTTCCCACAAAAAGAAAAAAGTCCTGGCTCCCGGTGAGATGGAGCAGATTGTATTAAAGAAAGACAGCTTTAAGGAATATCCGGAGCTTAAGAGAATTGTTGTCTGTACGGAGGTGGAATGA
- a CDS encoding DUF1667 domain-containing protein: MEVRELICIRCPLGCPLTVRIEGDQVGVTGNSCGRGEEYGKKEVLSPTRVVTSSVYVLGGNLEMVPVKTKQDIPKDKIFACMEEIRKMEVSAPVFIGDVIIPDCAGTGVSIVATRNVEKVYNK; this comes from the coding sequence ATGGAGGTAAGAGAACTGATCTGTATCCGATGTCCTTTAGGCTGCCCGTTGACGGTGCGCATAGAAGGGGACCAGGTGGGAGTAACAGGGAATTCTTGCGGCCGCGGAGAGGAATACGGGAAAAAAGAGGTTTTAAGCCCTACCAGAGTGGTGACATCCTCGGTCTATGTCCTGGGAGGTAACTTAGAAATGGTACCGGTTAAAACAAAGCAGGATATACCTAAGGATAAGATTTTTGCCTGCATGGAGGAAATCCGAAAGATGGAAGTTTCCGCACCTGTTTTCATTGGAGATGTAATCATTCCTGACTGTGCCGGAACCGGAGTTTCCATCGTTGCTACAAGGAATGTCGAAAAGGTGTATAATAAGTAA
- a CDS encoding glycerophosphodiester phosphodiesterase: protein MKVFAHRGYSGRYPENTMLAFQKAAETGCDGIELDVQLTKDGTVVVIHDESIDRTTEGTGFVKDLTYEELKKFNADAVCGGIHGFVPVPTFEEYCIWAKDQELVTNIEIKTGVYYYEGLEERTLEFVRKYGLEKKVIFSSFNHTSIIRLKELAPGIPCGALLDHPGLGNAGYYCDRYHFECYHPGVKGLTKEAVDNCRKYGILVNVWTVNDMSVLEQAYEWGCDGVISNFPEICKRWIQSKGR, encoded by the coding sequence ATGAAGGTATTTGCACACAGGGGTTACAGCGGAAGGTATCCGGAAAATACCATGCTGGCCTTTCAAAAGGCAGCAGAGACCGGCTGTGACGGGATCGAGTTGGATGTACAGCTTACAAAGGATGGAACTGTTGTGGTAATCCACGACGAAAGCATTGACCGGACCACGGAAGGAACCGGCTTTGTGAAGGATCTTACCTATGAGGAACTGAAAAAATTCAATGCAGATGCTGTCTGCGGAGGGATTCATGGATTTGTGCCTGTTCCGACCTTTGAAGAATACTGTATATGGGCAAAGGATCAGGAACTTGTTACAAATATCGAAATCAAGACAGGCGTATATTATTATGAAGGCCTGGAAGAAAGAACTCTGGAATTTGTACGTAAATACGGGCTCGAAAAAAAGGTCATCTTTTCTTCCTTTAACCATACTTCCATAATCCGCTTAAAGGAGCTGGCTCCCGGGATCCCGTGCGGCGCGCTGCTTGATCATCCGGGCCTTGGAAATGCGGGATACTATTGCGACCGGTATCATTTTGAATGCTACCACCCAGGGGTAAAGGGATTAACAAAAGAGGCTGTGGATAACTGCAGAAAATACGGAATTTTGGTAAATGTTTGGACGGTGAATGACATGTCCGTGTTGGAGCAGGCCTATGAATGGGGCTGTGACGGGGTCATAAGCAACTTTCCGGAGATCTGCAAGCGGTGGATCCAAAGCAAAGGACGATAG
- a CDS encoding fumarylacetoacetate hydrolase family protein, with protein sequence MKLVTYEVDRRKDIGVVSKDEMWIFPLRAFGMEYKEMLEVIKGLSQSELDLLEHASGLDPYNSNVIGAAMMKEVRLLAPIRTPEQDIICLGLNYMEHAEESARFKKEDFDGKRPNAVYFSKRVNEAVDPYGEILSHSDMVDSLDYEAELGVIIGKDAKNVAPEQVKDYIFGYTIINDVSARNVQNAHKQWYFGKSLDGFTPMGPCILTAGSISYPPELGIQSKVNGELRQDSNTRLMIFNIDHVVSELSKGMTLRAGTIISTGTPKGVGMGFEPPKFLVAGDEVECLIEGIGAIKNKVV encoded by the coding sequence ATGAAATTAGTTACATACGAGGTTGACCGGAGAAAAGATATCGGGGTAGTGAGTAAGGACGAGATGTGGATCTTTCCTCTCAGGGCATTTGGTATGGAGTATAAGGAGATGCTGGAGGTCATCAAGGGACTTTCTCAGTCTGAGCTTGACCTTCTGGAACATGCCTCTGGCCTTGATCCTTACAACAGCAACGTCATCGGAGCTGCTATGATGAAAGAGGTCAGGCTGCTGGCGCCCATCCGGACACCGGAGCAGGATATCATCTGTCTGGGGCTTAATTACATGGAACATGCCGAGGAGTCTGCCCGCTTTAAAAAAGAGGATTTTGACGGAAAGCGCCCCAATGCTGTTTATTTTTCCAAGAGAGTGAATGAGGCAGTGGATCCATACGGGGAGATTTTAAGCCACAGTGATATGGTGGACAGCCTGGATTATGAGGCAGAATTAGGAGTCATCATTGGAAAGGATGCAAAAAATGTGGCGCCGGAACAGGTAAAGGACTATATTTTCGGTTATACAATCATCAATGATGTCAGCGCCCGGAACGTGCAGAATGCCCATAAGCAGTGGTATTTTGGAAAAAGCCTTGATGGGTTTACCCCCATGGGCCCCTGTATTCTGACTGCAGGCTCCATATCCTATCCGCCGGAGCTTGGCATTCAGTCCAAGGTAAATGGAGAACTGAGACAGGACAGCAATACCCGGCTCATGATATTTAATATAGACCACGTAGTCAGCGAGCTTTCTAAGGGGATGACCCTTAGGGCAGGTACGATCATTTCCACCGGAACGCCTAAGGGTGTTGGAATGGGATTTGAACCGCCGAAGTTTTTAGTGGCAGGTGATGAAGTGGAATGCCTGATCGAGGGGATCGGGGCCATAAAAAATAAGGTTGTGTAA
- a CDS encoding TetR/AcrR family transcriptional regulator — protein MRIIKDADVRKNEILDAAADLFNSDGYDGTTISAIIEKAGIARGTIYYHFKSKEDILDALIDRRNTEFLAAARQNAEDKSIPVIERLLRTIIAMNGDKDGNSELTRQMHKPQNALMHQKTHQAMMEGIPPILMEIIEDGISEGLFNTPYPYESLEMVVAHINAVFDDYAEKLTGEELLGRVKAFIFNLERLFGAEPGRFDRVIELFQMEGGSAYE, from the coding sequence ATGCGAATTATAAAAGACGCTGATGTGCGTAAGAATGAAATACTGGATGCTGCCGCAGACCTTTTTAATAGTGATGGCTATGATGGAACGACCATCAGTGCCATTATAGAGAAAGCTGGAATTGCGCGGGGAACCATATACTATCATTTCAAATCAAAGGAAGATATTTTGGATGCACTTATCGATCGGCGCAATACGGAGTTTTTGGCTGCGGCCAGGCAGAACGCTGAGGATAAAAGTATTCCTGTGATAGAACGGCTTCTCAGAACTATTATTGCCATGAATGGTGATAAAGATGGCAATTCAGAACTCACCAGGCAGATGCACAAGCCGCAGAATGCTTTGATGCATCAGAAAACACATCAGGCAATGATGGAAGGCATCCCGCCTATTCTTATGGAAATTATTGAGGACGGTATCAGTGAGGGTTTATTCAATACCCCTTATCCCTATGAGAGTTTGGAAATGGTGGTGGCACATATCAATGCGGTTTTTGATGATTACGCGGAGAAACTTACAGGCGAAGAGCTTTTGGGAAGGGTTAAGGCGTTTATATTTAATCTGGAAAGATTGTTTGGTGCAGAACCGGGAAGATTTGACCGGGTGATAGAACTATTTCAAATGGAGGGAGGAAGCGCCTATGAATAA
- a CDS encoding MFS transporter, giving the protein MNNNMGKPFFKFIMLCSGSFVAAIGSGITSFGLGVYVFEQTGLASSSTLIILLAFLPGLLLTPFAGVLADKYDRRILMILGDGLSALGLIYILICMMNGQTLLWQIGIGVTISSVFSSLIEPAFKATITDLLTEDEYSKASGLVQLSGSAKFLISPLIAGFLLQVSDIKLLLVIDICTIFLTVMVTFVVRRGLAAKASQYKESFFHEFRTGLTALTQNRGVFTLVLSGIGISFFLGCIQSLYTPMILGFTDSSVLGAATTISAMGMLASSLILGTVPIKKGFTQMLFASLFLAGIFMAGYGFRENIILICIFGFLFFSMLPFANTSIDYLIRTNISNDVQGRVWGLIGIISQLGYVIAYSILGPLADYVFIPLLVEDGALANSMGKVIGVGSGRGIGLLIMIAGLLLSVTAILLYNIKSVRGLERGGGLCTEK; this is encoded by the coding sequence ATGAATAATAACATGGGAAAGCCATTTTTTAAATTTATCATGCTGTGCTCCGGGAGCTTTGTCGCCGCCATAGGCAGCGGAATTACATCTTTCGGGCTTGGTGTATATGTATTTGAGCAGACCGGGCTTGCGTCCTCCAGTACATTGATTATCCTGCTGGCTTTTTTACCGGGGCTCCTGCTCACTCCTTTTGCTGGGGTGCTTGCGGATAAATACGACCGCAGGATTTTAATGATACTCGGCGACGGGCTTTCCGCTTTGGGGCTTATCTATATCCTGATTTGTATGATGAATGGCCAAACGCTGCTTTGGCAGATCGGAATAGGCGTCACCATCAGTTCGGTGTTTTCTTCACTTATAGAACCGGCGTTTAAAGCGACAATAACTGACCTGCTGACAGAAGATGAATACTCAAAGGCAAGCGGACTGGTACAACTATCCGGTTCCGCAAAGTTTTTGATCTCGCCTCTCATTGCAGGGTTTCTGTTACAGGTTTCAGATATAAAGCTGCTGCTTGTGATAGATATATGCACAATCTTTCTGACCGTGATGGTGACGTTTGTGGTACGCAGGGGGCTTGCTGCCAAAGCTTCCCAATATAAAGAATCCTTTTTCCATGAGTTTAGAACCGGACTGACTGCCCTCACCCAAAACCGGGGCGTGTTCACATTGGTTTTATCTGGAATCGGCATCTCTTTCTTTTTAGGCTGTATCCAGTCTCTTTATACGCCAATGATACTCGGATTTACTGACAGTTCGGTGCTGGGTGCTGCCACTACGATTTCCGCCATGGGCATGCTGGCAAGCAGCCTTATTCTTGGCACGGTTCCCATAAAAAAGGGCTTTACACAAATGCTTTTTGCCTCCCTCTTTTTGGCGGGTATCTTTATGGCAGGCTACGGGTTTAGAGAAAATATTATTTTAATCTGCATTTTTGGTTTTCTCTTTTTTTCAATGCTTCCATTTGCCAACACAAGCATTGATTATCTGATCCGTACCAATATCAGCAACGATGTGCAAGGCAGGGTTTGGGGACTGATCGGCATTATCTCCCAGCTTGGCTATGTGATTGCTTACAGCATATTAGGTCCGCTTGCCGACTATGTATTTATCCCTTTGCTGGTAGAGGATGGCGCGCTGGCCAATAGCATGGGAAAGGTAATCGGCGTGGGAAGCGGCAGAGGCATTGGATTATTGATTATGATAGCAGGTCTGTTGTTATCTGTGACCGCCATTCTTTTATACAATATTAAGTCCGTCAGGGGGCTGGAGCGGGGAGGCGGACTGTGTACAGAAAAATAA
- a CDS encoding ABC transporter permease, translated as MYRKIIINDVKKSKLITITITAFILLAAMLTSLAAILSVNLFSAINNMMLRAETPHFMQMHSGDIDLDRLSAFADTENNVEDFQVLSFLNIEGAEIVIGEDSLAGSVQDNGLSVQSERFDFLLGLDGNIIYPAEGEIYVPIYYMKQGLASIGDSITIHGVSFTVAGFLRDSQMNASMISSKRFLINESDFEKIRKFGKLEYLIEFRFRDSSAVSSFESGYIAAGLPANGPPAITHSLFKLVNALDDGMMIAMLILISVLVIVINFLCIRFTLLAKVEEDYREIGVLKAIGLQVRSIKKLYLAKYGAIAGIACIAGFILSLFAKEPLMENIRLYMGGSGSSGLGTAFGMLGAGIILFVVVLYVNGVLCRFKKVSAAEAIRYGAPQSGTKTAKSYRLSGSRGFPPNIFLGIKDVLSRKKLYSTMLFVLIISSFLMIVPQNIYNTISQRNFMTYMGIGECDMRIDIQQTDGIAGKTAEIAAVMARDTDIKKYTVLTSYMFDMQMEDRTTEKLKVELGDQSVFPIEYSAGRAPQTESEIAISSLVADDLEKGLNDIIVLMIDGKEKRLAVRGIYSDITNGGKTAKAVFKTSQGSILWSIIPVKLQADAVTDEKIGGYKEQFSYAKVSDIDEYISQTFGGITDAVKKASYAAIAAAATLTVLVTLLFMKMLVTKDRYPIAVLKSLGFKKEDICRQYMVRSAIVLAAGVSIGTVLANTLGELVGVGLISSFGASTFRFDINPLFAYLFSPVLMAVCVYLSTRFGISDISGLKISEYIKE; from the coding sequence GTGTACAGAAAAATAATAATAAATGATGTAAAGAAAAGCAAACTGATTACAATCACCATTACAGCATTTATTCTGCTTGCGGCTATGCTTACCTCCCTTGCCGCCATATTGTCGGTGAATTTGTTCTCTGCTATTAACAACATGATGTTAAGAGCCGAAACTCCCCACTTTATGCAGATGCACTCCGGCGATATTGACTTGGATCGGCTTTCAGCTTTTGCAGATACGGAAAATAATGTAGAAGATTTTCAGGTGCTTTCCTTTCTCAACATTGAGGGAGCAGAGATTGTCATTGGTGAAGACTCCCTCGCCGGTTCCGTGCAGGATAACGGCCTTTCGGTGCAGAGCGAACGCTTTGATTTTCTGCTGGGCCTGGATGGCAATATCATTTACCCGGCCGAAGGAGAGATCTATGTACCCATATACTACATGAAGCAGGGGCTGGCAAGTATTGGCGACAGCATTACCATTCATGGCGTTTCTTTTACGGTAGCTGGTTTTCTGCGGGATTCTCAAATGAACGCCTCCATGATTTCCTCCAAACGGTTTCTTATCAATGAAAGTGATTTTGAAAAAATCAGGAAATTTGGAAAGCTGGAATATTTAATAGAGTTCCGCTTTAGGGACAGTTCCGCTGTTTCCTCCTTTGAATCCGGCTATATTGCCGCAGGACTTCCGGCAAACGGGCCTCCCGCCATCACCCATTCCCTGTTTAAGCTGGTAAATGCCCTTGATGACGGCATGATGATAGCGATGCTTATCCTTATCAGCGTCCTTGTAATCGTGATTAATTTCCTGTGCATACGTTTTACCCTGCTTGCCAAGGTGGAAGAAGATTACCGGGAAATTGGCGTATTAAAAGCTATCGGCCTGCAGGTTCGAAGCATCAAAAAACTCTATCTGGCGAAGTATGGTGCTATCGCTGGAATTGCCTGCATCGCTGGATTCATCTTGTCCCTGTTTGCAAAAGAGCCTTTGATGGAGAATATCCGCCTGTATATGGGCGGGAGCGGCAGTTCCGGCCTCGGCACGGCATTTGGAATGTTAGGCGCAGGGATTATCTTATTCGTGGTGGTGCTTTATGTGAACGGCGTTCTTTGCCGCTTCAAAAAGGTATCAGCGGCAGAGGCCATACGCTACGGCGCGCCCCAGAGTGGAACTAAAACTGCGAAAAGCTACCGGCTATCCGGCAGCAGGGGATTTCCGCCGAATATTTTTCTTGGCATAAAGGATGTGCTTTCCCGAAAAAAGCTTTACAGCACAATGCTTTTTGTACTTATTATTTCCTCATTTCTGATGATTGTGCCGCAGAATATTTATAATACCATTTCCCAAAGAAACTTTATGACCTATATGGGCATTGGTGAATGTGATATGCGAATCGATATCCAGCAGACGGACGGTATTGCGGGAAAAACAGCGGAAATAGCCGCTGTGATGGCGCGGGACACAGATATTAAAAAATACACGGTACTGACCAGTTATATGTTTGATATGCAAATGGAGGACAGAACCACTGAAAAGTTAAAGGTGGAGCTTGGAGACCAATCAGTGTTCCCCATTGAGTATTCGGCCGGCAGAGCTCCGCAGACCGAATCGGAAATCGCCATTTCATCATTAGTTGCGGACGATCTCGAAAAAGGGCTTAATGATATTATCGTGCTAATGATTGACGGTAAGGAAAAGCGGCTTGCCGTAAGGGGGATATATTCTGATATCACCAATGGCGGCAAGACGGCAAAGGCTGTTTTTAAAACCAGTCAGGGCAGTATCCTGTGGAGTATTATTCCGGTGAAATTGCAGGCTGATGCCGTCACAGATGAAAAGATAGGGGGATATAAGGAACAGTTTTCCTATGCCAAGGTATCCGATATAGATGAATACATCAGCCAGACCTTTGGAGGGATTACTGATGCGGTTAAAAAGGCTTCTTACGCCGCTATTGCTGCAGCCGCCACGCTCACTGTGCTGGTCACATTACTCTTTATGAAAATGCTGGTGACAAAGGATCGGTATCCGATTGCCGTTTTAAAATCCCTCGGCTTTAAAAAAGAAGATATTTGCCGGCAATATATGGTGAGGTCTGCCATCGTACTGGCAGCCGGCGTTTCAATTGGTACTGTCTTGGCAAACACTTTGGGAGAACTGGTGGGCGTGGGTCTGATTTCATCTTTCGGTGCATCCACGTTCCGCTTTGATATAAACCCGTTGTTTGCCTACCTGTTTTCTCCCGTTTTAATGGCGGTTTGTGTCTATCTTTCAACACGGTTTGGCATTTCGGATATTTCCGGCCTGAAGATATCGGAATATATAAAGGAGTAG
- a CDS encoding ABC transporter ATP-binding protein has product MKKILSGKNIVKTYGIGQEESNALNGVNIELLTGEFVAVMGPSGCGKSTLLFALSGTDTINSGSIQFDGKELTRLNENALADIRRTKMGFVFQQPAMLKNLNILDNIILSSVQENKKNTAGIMKKARTLIEKTGITGLEERDITEVSGGQLQRACICRALMNEPEILFADEPTGALNSKSSEEIMELFSDINKNGMAVFLVTHDAKVASRADRVLFMKDGAVKSELFLKKFNGRDMEDRMNQVIMRMRNFEI; this is encoded by the coding sequence ATGAAGAAAATTCTAAGCGGAAAAAATATTGTAAAAACCTATGGCATAGGACAGGAAGAGTCCAATGCACTCAATGGAGTGAACATAGAACTATTAACCGGAGAGTTCGTTGCAGTGATGGGGCCGTCCGGCTGCGGAAAGTCTACGCTGCTCTTTGCATTAAGCGGTACAGATACCATCAACAGCGGTTCTATCCAATTTGACGGTAAGGAACTTACCCGGCTAAATGAAAACGCATTGGCAGATATTCGCAGAACTAAGATGGGATTTGTATTCCAGCAGCCTGCCATGCTGAAAAATCTGAATATTCTGGATAATATCATTCTTTCCAGCGTACAGGAAAACAAAAAAAATACCGCCGGCATTATGAAAAAAGCCAGGACATTGATAGAAAAGACCGGCATAACCGGACTGGAAGAAAGGGATATTACCGAGGTTTCCGGCGGGCAGCTTCAACGCGCCTGTATCTGCCGCGCCCTTATGAACGAGCCGGAGATTTTATTTGCAGACGAACCTACCGGCGCACTCAACTCAAAATCATCGGAAGAAATTATGGAGCTGTTTTCAGATATCAACAAAAATGGCATGGCTGTTTTTCTTGTGACCCATGACGCAAAAGTCGCGTCCAGAGCTGACCGTGTGTTATTTATGAAAGACGGCGCTGTTAAGTCCGAGCTTTTTTTGAAAAAGTTTAACGGTCGAGACATGGAAGACAGAATGAATCAGGTTATTATGCGGATGAGGAATTTTGAAATATAG
- a CDS encoding DUF2087 domain-containing protein → MKNMFDRKSLWQAAPDELMNGYYEDDDSVYCLICNEYYTKGEIYSHDGHFYDAYKMANIHIEEKHGSMLNYLMNMNPSFLGLSKLQHSILKLMTDGLSDKEIAAQKGISYSTVRNYRFKLHEHEKQSKLFLATMELFHKKEEAMKSKRDATEFYDAHKTATMMDDRYDVTVEEKTKILSRYFDKSGAVKQFPSKEKAKIVVLREIAGKFLPGVHYSENEINNALKEIYQDFPYIRRLLIEYGFFCRTDSGSEYWLKE, encoded by the coding sequence ATGAAAAATATGTTTGACAGAAAATCCCTGTGGCAGGCTGCACCCGATGAATTAATGAATGGATATTATGAAGATGATGATTCTGTATACTGTCTTATTTGCAATGAGTATTATACCAAAGGTGAGATTTATTCCCATGACGGTCATTTTTATGATGCATACAAAATGGCTAACATACATATCGAAGAAAAACATGGATCAATGCTGAACTATTTGATGAATATGAATCCTTCCTTTTTAGGCTTATCAAAGCTTCAGCACTCCATCCTTAAATTGATGACAGATGGCTTATCTGATAAAGAAATAGCTGCGCAAAAAGGTATTTCTTATTCCACTGTACGGAATTACCGATTTAAACTTCATGAACATGAAAAGCAATCTAAACTGTTTTTAGCAACAATGGAACTGTTTCATAAAAAGGAGGAAGCCATGAAATCGAAACGTGATGCAACAGAGTTTTATGATGCTCATAAAACTGCAACAATGATGGATGACCGATATGATGTCACCGTAGAAGAAAAGACGAAGATCTTGTCCAGATATTTTGACAAAAGCGGGGCGGTAAAGCAGTTTCCTTCAAAGGAAAAGGCTAAAATCGTGGTTCTCCGTGAAATAGCAGGTAAATTTTTACCAGGTGTCCATTACAGCGAAAATGAAATCAACAATGCATTGAAAGAGATATATCAAGATTTTCCATATATCAGACGGCTGTTAATCGAATACGGCTTCTTTTGCCGCACAGATTCTGGCTCTGAATATTGGCTTAAGGAATAA